The genomic window GAGGGAAATGACTGCGACAATCATCGTTCGCCTCTCAATCCGTTTGATAGATTTACGAACCGCCCGCCCGGGTGTTGGACTTGACCTTCTATCCGGCGAGGTAGTAGTAGAGCCGCACGAGGCTCTCGATGCCGGTGAACATCGTCGGCAGGTGGAAGTTTTCGTTGGGGGAGTGTGCGCGGTTGTCGGGCAGGGCGTAGCCGAGCAGCAGCGTCTCCAGTCCCAAGATGGTGCGAAAGTCGGCCACAATCGGAATCGAACCGCCCTCCCGGATGAAGAGCGGCTCCCGGTTCCAGGCATCCCGGAGTGCCCTCTCGGCTGCCGCCACAAATGGGCTTTCGAGCGACGCGACGACCGGATGTCCGCCATGATGGCGGGTAACCTTTACCGTGACGGTTGCGGGTGCGCGCTCCTTGAAGAACCTCTCGGCCAGGTCGGCGATCTCGTCGGGATGTTGGTCGGGGACGAGCCGCATCGAGACTTTGGCGTTTGCTTTCGCGGGAAGAACGGTCTTGGCGCCGGGGCCGGTGTAGCCGCCCCAGAGGCCGTTCACCTCGAACGACGGGCGGACCCAGGTCTGCTCGACCGGTGACCACCCGCTTTCGCCCCAGAGATCTTCGACGCCGAGCCGGGCCTTGTAATCGGCGAGGTGGAAGGGAATCGTTCTGAACAGTTCGCGCTCTTTATCGGTCGGCACGACGACCCGGTCGTAAAAGCCGGGAATCTGAATCCGGCCCGAGGCGTCCTTGACCGATGCCAACAACCGGGCGAGAATCTCCACAGGGTTCGCGACGGCGCCTCCATACGTGCCCGAATGGAGGTCGCGATTGGGTCCGGTCAGTTCGACTTCGAGATAGCAGAGCCCGCGCAGCCCATAAGTGATCGCCGGAATCCCCTCGGCCCACATCGAGGTGTCCGACACCAGCGCGCCATCGGCCTTCAGATCTGCTTTGTGATCGACCAGGAAGGGCGACAGATTGGGGCTGCCGACTTCCTCCTCACCCTCGACGACGAACTTCAGATTTATCGGTAAACTCCCGTCCTTTTCTATGATCGCCTCGACCGCCTTGAAGTGCATAAAGACCTGACCTTTGTCGTCCGCCGAGCCGCGGGCAATAATACGGTCGTCCTTTATATGCGCGCTGAAGGGGTCTTTTTCCCATAAATCGAGCGGATCGACCGGTTGGACGTCATAGTGCCCGTAAACGAGGAACGTTGGCTTGCCAGGCGTGCCAAGCCACTCCCCGGTAACGATCGGGTGGCCTGATGTCGGGTGGATCGCAACGCGATCGAGGCCAGCGTTGCGCATCAGTTGCGCGGTGAATTCTGCACCGTGTGCAACATCGCTCTGTCGAGCGGGATCGCTGGAAATGGACGGGATCGCCAGATAGTCGGTCAGTTCGCCGATGTAGTTGTGGTGACGGGAACGGACGAAATCGAGGGCTTCGTTCAAAGGGATTCTCCGGGTATGAGAGAGGTCTTGGCGTCGTCTTCGTATATTGACAAAGACGGCAAAAAATATAACACAAAGATGTCCGCAATGCACCCCCGGACGGCCTCAATATGACCCGTCCGCAAGTATCAGATGCTGCTCCGCATACATCCGGCGAGGTCTTCGACGACTGGTTCACGCCGGAGCGACTGGCCGAACTCGAGCGCCGGTTTCGACTTCCGCTGCATATCGTCTTCCCCGAAGGCATCGCGTCCGCAGCTCGGCGCTTTC from Calditrichota bacterium includes these protein-coding regions:
- a CDS encoding dipeptidase, with protein sequence MNEALDFVRSRHHNYIGELTDYLAIPSISSDPARQSDVAHGAEFTAQLMRNAGLDRVAIHPTSGHPIVTGEWLGTPGKPTFLVYGHYDVQPVDPLDLWEKDPFSAHIKDDRIIARGSADDKGQVFMHFKAVEAIIEKDGSLPINLKFVVEGEEEVGSPNLSPFLVDHKADLKADGALVSDTSMWAEGIPAITYGLRGLCYLEVELTGPNRDLHSGTYGGAVANPVEILARLLASVKDASGRIQIPGFYDRVVVPTDKERELFRTIPFHLADYKARLGVEDLWGESGWSPVEQTWVRPSFEVNGLWGGYTGPGAKTVLPAKANAKVSMRLVPDQHPDEIADLAERFFKERAPATVTVKVTRHHGGHPVVASLESPFVAAAERALRDAWNREPLFIREGGSIPIVADFRTILGLETLLLGYALPDNRAHSPNENFHLPTMFTGIESLVRLYYYLAG